In Bacteroidota bacterium, one DNA window encodes the following:
- a CDS encoding glycosyltransferase family 9 protein — MQILILALSGIGDALMFTPAAKLLREKFPNAKIDALVMFTGVKNIYDRTGLFDEVIHFDFMAEGAVRSLKFVLGKRGKYTHSISVYPSNRKEYNGIQWLFGAKKRGQVEYLRADTSNLGWLNNVRIKEDDSLHNVEENVKLVKEMFSLSEAPLYPLVFPLNDEDMAFADGFCNKSLKEGVTKIGFHPGCATLKNHINRRWEPEKFAALGKMLKERHGFELILFGGPEEKELRENIKKLAGEGVFHEPQSKNLSQSAALIKKCDLFITNDSSLMHVSSAMGVKVMALIGPTNVNYIHPWKTEHKIVSLNLECAPCFFYSPKPLECRREDLKYKCIRELSVDMVYKEAMEFIRFPAV, encoded by the coding sequence ATGCAAATATTAATTCTCGCTCTCTCCGGCATCGGTGATGCCCTCATGTTTACCCCTGCTGCGAAACTGCTTCGCGAAAAATTTCCCAACGCAAAAATTGACGCTCTTGTAATGTTCACCGGTGTAAAAAACATCTATGACAGGACAGGGCTTTTTGACGAGGTGATTCATTTCGACTTTATGGCAGAGGGAGCAGTAAGGTCCCTCAAGTTTGTTCTCGGGAAAAGAGGTAAATATACTCACTCGATAAGCGTTTATCCTTCAAACAGAAAAGAATATAACGGTATCCAGTGGCTTTTCGGTGCGAAAAAGAGGGGGCAGGTCGAGTACTTAAGAGCAGACACTTCAAACCTTGGGTGGCTTAATAATGTCCGCATAAAGGAAGACGACTCCCTTCACAATGTGGAGGAGAATGTCAAACTCGTAAAAGAGATGTTTTCACTCTCCGAGGCGCCATTATATCCGCTCGTTTTTCCATTAAACGATGAAGACATGGCATTCGCCGACGGTTTTTGCAACAAATCCCTGAAGGAGGGAGTAACAAAAATCGGTTTTCATCCGGGATGTGCCACTCTGAAGAATCACATCAACAGAAGATGGGAGCCCGAAAAATTTGCTGCTCTTGGAAAAATGTTAAAAGAGAGACACGGATTTGAGCTGATCCTTTTTGGCGGTCCCGAGGAGAAGGAATTGAGGGAAAATATAAAAAAACTTGCCGGGGAGGGTGTTTTTCATGAGCCGCAGTCTAAAAACCTCAGTCAGTCGGCAGCCCTCATAAAGAAATGTGACCTTTTTATCACCAACGACTCAAGCCTGATGCATGTCTCATCTGCAATGGGTGTGAAGGTTATGGCTCTGATTGGTCCCACAAATGTCAATTACATCCATCCATGGAAGACTGAACACAAAATCGTGAGCCTCAACCTTGAGTGTGCACCATGCTTTTTCTATTCGCCGAAGCCTTTGGAATGCAGAAGAGAAGACCTGAAATACAAGTGTATCAGGGAGTTGAGTGTGGATATGGTCTACAAAGAGGCGATGGAGTTTATCCGTTTCCCGGCTGTGTAG
- a CDS encoding response regulator, which yields MPNILLVEDNKENRDVMAHFLKKIGTVTTAADGPTSVELCRNDKFNLILMDINLGLGMNGIEATKRIRQIDGYSDTPIIAVTAYAMAGDRETFMKIGCTHYISKPFTKKEFISLVEEVLGTTQPGNG from the coding sequence ATGCCAAATATTCTATTAGTTGAAGACAACAAGGAAAACAGAGATGTGATGGCACATTTCCTTAAAAAGATCGGTACTGTTACTACTGCAGCGGACGGACCGACCTCTGTTGAATTGTGCAGGAATGATAAATTCAACCTCATTCTGATGGATATTAATCTCGGTTTGGGGATGAATGGAATAGAGGCTACGAAACGGATCAGACAGATTGACGGTTATTCAGACACACCGATAATTGCAGTTACAGCTTATGCCATGGCAGGGGACAGGGAAACCTTCATGAAAATAGGATGTACTCACTACATTTCAAAACCCTTCACAAAAAAAGAGTTTATTTCCCTCGTTGAAGAGGTTTTAGGTACTACACAGCCGGGAAACGGATAA
- a CDS encoding T9SS type A sorting domain-containing protein has translation MNKLLLFCFLSASFLFGQTNWIWQNPLPVGKNLNAGQAFDAQNCIAAGNTGAFLTTTDGGASWKLINTGTDNDILSLSFKDRLTGILGCGQGLIMKTTDGGNSFTKITVDSVRDVKAVQFLPSGKVWAAGNKGLLFFSQDNGSTWTKKSFDTVSAAGIFFFENGKGFIAGESGTIFRTLDGGNSWTKTRENTNQTISSIAFSSDLNGLALGRSGLTLKTTDGGITWVESNSGLFGWIKSFSFLPQNKLIATGSPGLIFESTDNGTSWRKTSDSSKFSFNFSAFAGNSGWIFGNNGLIMHTTDAGSNWEFQSEGSENTINSIEFLDPMIGTAVGDSGLILRTEDGGDTWVRQFTQYKTNLNDLFFLDTIRGWIVGDDGTILQTLDAGQSWQKHDLAHITSDDIYAIEGTKLSNKATGQNGAYLVSQNAPTGAVWGRGGAPLKTYRGIITLSARSASLVGDQGAIIRLTSAPGGGGVIDQSIDSRFDLRDIYFPPGGKGWIVGKYGIVLRSSNSGSSWSIIDTLPVTWLNSVYFYDTLNGYTVGSYGSLYKTGDGGYNWTKVHTGVTNTFKKSFFFDKNNGWLVGTYGLLMKTVNGGGTGTPTGIREENLTPKSPVLHQNYPNPFNPSTAITFDVPAAGQYRLSIFDLLGKEIEVPLDGMLQPGSHFVFFDGANYASGVYFYRLSGNGFHISRKMVLIK, from the coding sequence ATGAATAAACTTCTTTTATTTTGCTTTTTATCAGCTTCATTTCTCTTTGGTCAGACAAACTGGATTTGGCAGAATCCCCTTCCCGTCGGGAAAAACCTCAATGCGGGTCAGGCTTTCGATGCACAAAACTGCATCGCAGCAGGAAACACAGGTGCATTTCTTACCACAACAGATGGCGGAGCCTCGTGGAAACTGATAAACACAGGAACCGACAACGATATCCTCTCCCTCTCTTTTAAAGACAGATTGACCGGAATACTCGGCTGCGGACAGGGTTTGATAATGAAGACCACGGATGGCGGAAACAGCTTCACAAAGATTACCGTTGATTCTGTCCGCGATGTAAAAGCAGTTCAGTTCCTTCCATCGGGGAAGGTATGGGCAGCCGGCAACAAAGGATTGCTCTTTTTCTCTCAGGATAACGGTTCCACATGGACAAAAAAATCGTTTGACACAGTATCCGCTGCGGGAATCTTCTTTTTCGAAAACGGAAAGGGATTCATTGCCGGCGAGTCGGGCACGATTTTCCGAACCCTCGATGGTGGCAACAGTTGGACCAAAACAAGAGAGAACACCAATCAGACTATATCAAGCATCGCTTTTTCATCCGACCTGAACGGACTTGCACTCGGAAGAAGCGGCCTGACTCTTAAAACGACTGACGGCGGGATAACATGGGTAGAGTCAAATTCCGGACTCTTTGGATGGATAAAGTCATTTTCCTTCCTTCCCCAAAACAAGCTGATTGCCACGGGTTCACCCGGTTTGATCTTCGAAAGCACTGACAACGGTACTTCCTGGAGAAAAACAAGCGACAGTTCAAAATTCAGTTTCAATTTTTCCGCTTTTGCCGGAAATTCAGGCTGGATCTTCGGGAACAACGGATTGATAATGCACACAACCGATGCAGGTTCAAACTGGGAATTTCAGTCGGAAGGTTCCGAAAACACAATAAATTCCATTGAATTTCTCGATCCAATGATCGGTACAGCAGTTGGTGACAGCGGACTGATTCTTAGAACCGAGGACGGCGGCGATACATGGGTAAGGCAGTTTACTCAGTATAAAACCAATCTGAACGACCTCTTTTTCCTCGATACAATCAGAGGCTGGATTGTCGGTGACGACGGCACAATCCTGCAGACTCTGGATGCCGGCCAGTCGTGGCAAAAACACGACCTCGCCCACATCACTTCTGACGACATCTATGCCATTGAAGGGACCAAACTTTCCAACAAGGCTACGGGACAAAACGGAGCCTACCTTGTCTCCCAAAACGCCCCTACGGGAGCTGTTTGGGGAAGAGGTGGTGCACCTCTCAAAACTTACAGAGGTATCATAACCCTCTCTGCCAGATCTGCATCTCTCGTCGGTGATCAGGGAGCCATTATCAGACTCACTTCCGCTCCCGGCGGTGGTGGTGTGATTGATCAGTCAATCGACTCGCGGTTCGATCTCCGTGACATTTATTTCCCACCCGGTGGTAAAGGCTGGATCGTCGGAAAATATGGAATTGTCCTCAGATCATCCAATTCGGGATCATCCTGGAGCATTATCGATACACTCCCCGTGACATGGCTGAATTCAGTCTATTTTTACGACACCCTGAACGGTTATACTGTCGGATCGTATGGCAGCCTCTATAAAACAGGGGACGGCGGCTACAACTGGACGAAAGTCCATACCGGTGTGACCAACACATTTAAAAAATCATTCTTTTTCGATAAAAACAACGGCTGGCTTGTCGGCACCTACGGACTTCTCATGAAAACCGTAAATGGTGGGGGAACAGGAACTCCGACAGGCATCAGGGAAGAGAATCTGACTCCCAAAAGTCCGGTTCTGCATCAGAATTACCCGAATCCGTTTAATCCCTCCACAGCGATTACTTTTGATGTACCCGCTGCGGGACAATACAGACTCTCAATCTTCGATCTTCTCGGAAAGGAGATAGAAGTGCCACTGGACGGTATGCTCCAGCCGGGAAGCCATTTCGTCTTCTTCGACGGAGCAAATTATGCCTCGGGCGTCTATTTCTACCGCCTCTCGGGGAATGGCTTCCACATCAGCCGGAAGATGGTATTGATTAAATAG
- a CDS encoding DUF2723 domain-containing protein, with protein sequence MDFKLINRITAAIVFLISFLVLLSTVQPSVSFWDCGEFIAASYSLQVPHPPGAPLFLLIGRVFSMIPFAENVGFRVNMVSVLSSALSILFLYLIIVKVVENYRAKIAKNLFETLSTVIAAAIGALSFSFSDTFWFNGVEAEVYAASTVTYAAIMYLIMLWNEKSEEPGNEKYLLLICYIIGLSTGIHLMSVLAMIPVVMIVLFKKYMKDEEEYNTSVKYFLIHAAVILVVAAGLWLNQTSTTPPTPDQYKSFDGTFKILIFLISVGIMAGFYKKLLTRNSIYFSFIVGGIALGLTYPGVVKILPSIMSSIGGQSLAGELLFVAAFLGIFGGIVYYAHKNNKATLHLVGLAAIFVFLGFTTYTQVIIRSNATPPMNENEPDTFPELVKYLNREQYGDFPTFKRRFSNEPHQTGVFTNYSSDLHFLYSYQMNHMMTRYLLWNYAGRESWDQDAGSNIAPFNGVGEIIGKPFSVDFKGDIKDSLFGIPFILGLVGVFLHFRRDKKMAMVYLVLFIFMGYLTAYYQNQQQPQPRERDYFYVGAFLVFSLWIGIGVKELATLVYNKLKENSLGMVLGYTVLVLGIFFVPVRMYSANLYTHDRSNNWIPWDYAYNLLQSCAPNSILFTNGDNDTFPLWYLQDVEGVRRDIRIVNLSLANTEWYIKQLKNQEPYGTPKVTMKFSDEEIERLRPTLYEAPQYTLEVPKDVFAKLSTGLVDSTSYQPKLVWNPDLPKTGEGQQTQTYARVQDFVVMQIIQNNNWDRPVYYSTTCSDDTKIGLQKFLYLEGMAFRLMPFEIPRGKDGVNEKVLWKQIMEEPNDYSPNYKPGFKFRGIADNSVFLDENHKRMTLNYRNAFLRLSNYYMIEKKDNATALKVLNMMEAKMPLARTGLDYRYRADLANLYRRLGDMTTYTKMMEALEPEALAVLNNNPQILTMDVSTVTILLDYYETTRQADKALKLVDLLDRYYPNNPDVKAQRDKFNAILTGKAPATDTVKKDSTVKK encoded by the coding sequence ATGGATTTTAAGTTAATTAACCGCATAACGGCGGCGATAGTTTTTTTAATTTCGTTTTTAGTGCTGCTTTCAACGGTACAACCGTCAGTCTCCTTTTGGGACTGTGGTGAGTTTATAGCGGCCTCTTATTCTCTGCAGGTGCCCCACCCGCCGGGAGCCCCCTTATTCCTTCTGATAGGAAGAGTTTTCTCCATGATCCCTTTTGCCGAGAATGTCGGATTCAGGGTAAACATGGTTTCCGTACTCTCGAGTGCGCTTTCAATTCTTTTTCTCTACCTCATAATTGTAAAAGTGGTTGAAAATTACAGAGCAAAAATTGCAAAAAACCTTTTTGAGACACTTTCGACTGTAATAGCTGCTGCCATTGGTGCACTTTCTTTCTCATTCAGCGATACTTTCTGGTTCAACGGAGTTGAAGCGGAGGTTTATGCCGCAAGTACAGTCACCTACGCTGCAATCATGTATCTCATCATGTTGTGGAACGAAAAATCGGAAGAGCCGGGGAATGAGAAATATCTGCTTCTCATCTGTTATATAATCGGTCTTTCAACAGGTATTCATCTCATGAGCGTGCTGGCGATGATACCTGTCGTAATGATAGTGCTCTTCAAAAAGTATATGAAGGACGAAGAGGAATACAACACTTCGGTAAAATATTTCCTTATTCATGCCGCCGTGATTCTCGTTGTTGCAGCCGGATTATGGTTGAACCAAACCTCGACTACACCTCCTACTCCCGATCAGTATAAATCATTCGACGGCACTTTCAAAATCCTGATTTTCCTCATATCAGTTGGTATCATGGCGGGTTTCTACAAGAAACTGCTCACAAGAAATTCCATCTATTTTTCATTCATCGTTGGCGGTATAGCACTTGGCTTGACTTATCCCGGTGTGGTAAAGATTCTCCCGTCGATCATGTCGTCAATTGGCGGACAGTCTCTAGCCGGTGAACTCCTCTTTGTAGCGGCTTTCCTCGGAATTTTTGGAGGCATCGTCTATTATGCGCACAAGAACAACAAAGCCACACTTCACCTCGTTGGACTTGCAGCCATATTTGTGTTCCTCGGGTTTACCACCTACACACAGGTTATTATCAGATCGAACGCAACACCACCGATGAACGAGAATGAACCTGATACATTCCCTGAACTGGTGAAGTATCTCAACCGTGAACAATACGGTGATTTCCCGACATTCAAAAGAAGATTTTCGAACGAACCGCATCAGACGGGCGTTTTTACTAACTACTCATCCGACCTTCACTTCCTCTACTCCTACCAGATGAATCACATGATGACCCGCTACCTCCTTTGGAATTATGCCGGAAGAGAGTCATGGGATCAGGATGCAGGAAGCAACATTGCTCCGTTTAACGGCGTCGGTGAAATAATCGGCAAACCCTTCAGTGTGGATTTTAAGGGGGATATAAAAGACTCGCTCTTTGGCATTCCTTTTATACTCGGACTTGTCGGGGTTTTCCTCCACTTCCGGCGTGACAAGAAAATGGCGATGGTCTATCTGGTTCTGTTTATTTTCATGGGCTATCTCACAGCCTATTACCAGAATCAGCAGCAACCTCAACCAAGGGAAAGGGACTACTTCTATGTAGGTGCCTTCCTCGTCTTTTCGTTGTGGATAGGTATCGGGGTGAAGGAACTTGCTACACTGGTTTATAACAAACTGAAAGAAAACAGTCTTGGCATGGTTCTGGGTTACACCGTTCTTGTGCTTGGCATTTTCTTTGTACCCGTGAGAATGTATTCGGCAAATCTTTACACACATGACAGATCGAACAACTGGATTCCATGGGATTATGCCTACAACCTCCTGCAAAGTTGTGCACCAAACTCGATCCTTTTTACAAATGGTGACAACGACACATTCCCTCTCTGGTATCTGCAGGATGTGGAGGGAGTTAGACGCGATATTAGAATTGTGAACCTCTCTCTCGCTAATACAGAATGGTACATCAAGCAACTGAAAAACCAGGAACCTTACGGCACCCCAAAAGTTACAATGAAATTCTCTGATGAAGAGATTGAAAGACTGAGGCCGACACTCTACGAGGCTCCGCAGTATACACTCGAGGTTCCAAAGGATGTCTTTGCCAAATTAAGTACCGGTCTGGTGGACTCCACTTCGTATCAGCCCAAACTTGTCTGGAATCCCGACCTCCCCAAAACCGGCGAGGGGCAGCAGACACAGACTTATGCCCGTGTTCAGGATTTTGTCGTAATGCAGATTATCCAAAACAACAACTGGGACAGACCCGTTTACTACTCGACAACCTGCAGCGACGATACCAAAATCGGCCTTCAGAAATTCCTCTATCTTGAAGGAATGGCTTTCAGACTGATGCCTTTCGAAATCCCGAGAGGAAAAGACGGCGTTAACGAAAAAGTCCTCTGGAAGCAGATCATGGAAGAGCCTAATGACTACAGTCCGAACTACAAACCGGGCTTCAAGTTCAGAGGCATTGCCGACAATTCAGTTTTCCTCGATGAAAACCACAAGAGAATGACACTGAACTACAGAAATGCTTTCCTCCGTCTTTCCAATTATTATATGATTGAAAAGAAGGATAATGCAACTGCCCTCAAAGTGCTGAACATGATGGAAGCAAAGATGCCGCTCGCAAGAACAGGTCTCGACTACCGTTACCGTGCTGATCTTGCCAATCTTTACAGAAGGCTCGGCGACATGACCACCTACACAAAAATGATGGAGGCTCTTGAACCCGAAGCACTCGCTGTGCTAAACAACAATCCTCAGATTCTTACGATGGATGTTTCCACAGTTACAATTCTTTTGGACTACTACGAGACAACCAGACAGGCAGATAAAGCCCTTAAACTCGTTGATCTGCTCGACAGGTATTATCCAAATAATCCTGATGTAAAAGCACAAAGAGACAAATTTAACGCCATCCTCACCGGAAAAGCTCCGGCGACGGATACTGTAAAAAAAGACTCCACAGTTAAAAAATAA
- a CDS encoding TonB-dependent receptor, translating to MRIIFTLFAVLLMATAVFPQGRSYTLSGVIAEAGSGEVLIGAYVALYKDSLKTGNPLRSVASNKFGFYSLPSIPEGKYYIFSGSLGFEPWKATLDITGANQNIRLDINLNKSSILLSEVKVFAEKYEDFANTSGTVELDPELIQTLPSFGGETDIFRALQLLPGVSNSNELSAGIYVRGSSADQTLTLIDGVQVYNPSHLGGFASTFNSDAIQNIKLIKGAFPAQYGGRLSSVLDVTTREGSSEKFLGTFNFSNISSRFTVEGPLNEKATYILSARVMYLDKLLSLVPQADKFPRYGFYDANGKIHYKLSETDKLFVTGFFSSDRLTEPPSSKDIGFDIGWKNSTLNLTWTKIYTSQIFTSTSMVYTYYDFKTAMKDKNPTKKDALDFFTSSFVNDFQLKTDIQVFLNQSNILQMGAEVTYHNFEVLTSDFYTNELKYAVNLGRSYKALEVALFAQDEITILDELKANVGMRFYYFNEGKLYGWEPRLSLTWYLYDRLILRGAFSMANQPIHLLARNDVYLPTDVWFPSTPVVKPAKSMQGAVGFEATSADKTFLFTLEGYYKDLANLYEYREDANFAYTSNYEKQLTAGRGEAWGLEMFFNKRIGTITGWFGYTLSWTKRYFDDLNRSEPFYPQFDRRHDISIVLSWQPSEVLTFAATWNYSTGKAFPLPIMQYSFLNMSNPKDNPQEIFYEYSARDAFRLPAFHKLDLSANWLIMWNNTKIELSLNIYNVYNRFNAFSKYVGYKTDEATGIKTPVLKQFTLYPFLPSIGIKVHF from the coding sequence ATGCGAATAATTTTCACGCTTTTTGCTGTACTTCTTATGGCGACCGCAGTTTTTCCACAAGGGAGGAGTTACACTCTTTCCGGAGTCATAGCCGAGGCAGGCAGCGGGGAAGTGCTGATTGGTGCCTATGTCGCCCTTTACAAAGATTCCCTGAAAACGGGAAACCCCCTTAGATCTGTTGCCTCAAACAAATTCGGCTTCTATTCCCTTCCCTCCATACCTGAGGGGAAGTACTACATTTTTTCAGGTTCACTCGGTTTTGAACCCTGGAAGGCAACACTTGATATTACCGGCGCAAACCAGAATATCCGTCTCGATATAAACCTCAACAAATCTTCAATTCTCTTGAGCGAAGTGAAGGTGTTTGCGGAAAAATATGAGGATTTTGCGAACACTTCGGGTACTGTTGAACTCGACCCCGAACTGATTCAGACACTTCCTTCTTTCGGAGGAGAAACCGACATCTTCAGGGCACTGCAACTTCTTCCGGGTGTCTCCAATTCCAATGAGCTTTCGGCAGGTATATATGTAAGAGGAAGTTCCGCCGACCAGACTCTCACCCTTATTGATGGTGTTCAGGTATATAACCCCTCTCACCTCGGCGGATTTGCGAGCACATTCAATTCTGATGCAATTCAGAATATTAAACTGATAAAGGGGGCTTTCCCTGCACAATACGGGGGCAGACTCTCGAGCGTTCTCGATGTAACCACGAGGGAGGGTTCTTCCGAAAAGTTTCTGGGCACTTTCAACTTCTCAAATATAAGCAGCCGTTTCACCGTGGAAGGTCCTTTGAACGAGAAGGCGACCTACATCCTATCTGCAAGAGTGATGTACCTCGACAAGCTTCTTTCACTTGTTCCGCAGGCTGACAAGTTTCCGAGATACGGTTTTTACGATGCAAACGGAAAGATTCACTACAAACTTTCTGAAACCGATAAACTATTTGTTACGGGGTTCTTCAGCAGCGACCGGCTTACGGAACCACCATCGAGCAAGGATATCGGGTTTGATATCGGTTGGAAAAACTCGACCCTCAACCTTACCTGGACAAAGATATACACATCGCAAATCTTTACCAGCACCTCCATGGTTTATACCTACTACGATTTCAAAACCGCGATGAAGGATAAAAACCCCACAAAGAAGGATGCCCTCGACTTTTTTACCTCCTCTTTTGTGAACGATTTTCAACTGAAAACCGACATTCAGGTTTTCCTCAACCAAAGCAACATACTTCAGATGGGTGCCGAGGTTACATATCACAATTTTGAAGTGCTGACCAGTGACTTCTATACCAACGAACTGAAGTATGCCGTAAATCTCGGAAGAAGCTACAAAGCCCTCGAAGTTGCTCTTTTTGCACAGGATGAGATCACCATACTTGACGAGCTCAAGGCAAATGTCGGGATGCGTTTCTACTATTTTAACGAAGGAAAACTTTACGGATGGGAGCCGCGGCTTTCACTCACCTGGTATTTGTATGACAGGCTGATTCTTCGCGGTGCCTTCTCGATGGCAAACCAGCCGATTCACCTCCTCGCAAGGAATGATGTGTATCTGCCAACCGATGTCTGGTTCCCCTCGACACCTGTTGTAAAACCTGCCAAGTCGATGCAGGGGGCAGTCGGTTTCGAAGCCACGAGTGCCGACAAAACTTTCCTTTTTACCCTTGAAGGATACTATAAAGATCTTGCAAATCTCTACGAATACAGAGAGGATGCCAACTTTGCCTACACTTCCAACTACGAAAAACAGCTTACCGCAGGAAGAGGTGAAGCCTGGGGACTGGAAATGTTCTTCAACAAAAGAATCGGCACCATAACCGGGTGGTTCGGATATACCCTCTCCTGGACAAAAAGATATTTTGACGATCTCAACCGTAGCGAACCCTTTTACCCGCAGTTTGACAGACGACACGATATTTCGATTGTTCTAAGCTGGCAGCCATCTGAGGTTCTTACTTTTGCAGCTACCTGGAACTACTCGACCGGGAAGGCTTTCCCCCTCCCGATTATGCAATATTCCTTCCTGAATATGAGCAATCCAAAAGATAATCCGCAGGAGATATTTTATGAGTATTCAGCAAGGGACGCTTTCAGACTCCCTGCTTTCCACAAACTCGACCTTAGTGCAAACTGGCTGATTATGTGGAATAACACAAAAATCGAACTGTCTCTGAATATCTACAATGTTTACAACAGATTCAATGCGTTCTCCAAATATGTCGGGTATAAAACAGATGAAGCAACCGGAATAAAAACACCTGTGCTGAAGCAGTTTACCCTCTATCCGTTTTTGCCGTCAATCGGGATAAAAGTACACTTTTAA
- a CDS encoding DUF4249 domain-containing protein: MSYEFFGTRIWLLGLIFTSFLLTGCEQVVGEEEFPYEMKLVIRGLLEDGQDIKDIYIGRTLPVAVPFRGDFANLTNAVVSIKVDTLRYILRHTRDGLYSAPNGVKARAGKTYELLVSWENLSAGAVTKIPEAGTIGGVFLLNSVNDTGKSIKVMSADITPRGDEAYAVTWLAFTQTGQIYTEDNKYNVVAKMLPNVNTTTIQAQSAEITPSYLARPQDLGVGIYVYDGSFYDYYKTKGSSKLSDAVFGQPSTSVRWNILGDGIGMFVGRSKTTKQISSLQ, encoded by the coding sequence ATGAGTTATGAATTTTTTGGTACCCGGATTTGGTTGTTGGGGCTCATCTTTACATCTTTTCTACTAACGGGTTGCGAACAGGTGGTGGGAGAAGAGGAGTTCCCTTATGAAATGAAACTCGTGATAAGAGGATTGCTGGAAGACGGGCAGGACATAAAAGATATTTACATTGGAAGAACGCTCCCTGTGGCAGTACCGTTCAGAGGTGATTTTGCGAACCTGACTAATGCCGTTGTCTCCATTAAGGTCGATACTCTTCGCTATATCCTCAGGCATACCCGCGACGGGTTGTACTCTGCGCCCAATGGGGTGAAGGCAAGGGCTGGGAAAACCTATGAATTGCTGGTTTCCTGGGAAAACCTTTCGGCAGGTGCGGTCACAAAAATACCTGAAGCGGGAACCATCGGTGGTGTTTTCCTTCTCAATTCCGTGAACGACACAGGTAAATCAATTAAGGTGATGAGTGCCGATATTACACCGAGGGGTGACGAGGCTTACGCTGTTACATGGCTGGCTTTTACTCAAACAGGACAGATTTACACCGAGGACAATAAATACAATGTGGTTGCGAAGATGCTTCCCAATGTAAATACAACAACTATTCAGGCACAATCGGCAGAAATAACACCCTCTTATCTCGCCCGTCCTCAGGACCTCGGAGTCGGTATTTATGTTTATGACGGCTCCTTTTACGATTATTATAAAACCAAAGGTTCAAGCAAACTCTCAGATGCTGTATTTGGGCAGCCGTCCACTTCCGTGAGATGGAATATCCTCGGTGACGGAATCGGTATGTTTGTGGGCAGATCGAAAACCACCAAGCAAATCAGTTCGTTGCAATAG